The following proteins are co-located in the Rippkaea orientalis PCC 8801 genome:
- a CDS encoding ribonuclease H-like domain-containing protein — MTQLENFQVCDRDLSDETLSRYLAATAIAVDTETMGLIPQRDRLCLVQLCDPSGFVTAIRIERGQKEAPKLKQLMEAKTILKVFHYARFDVAQLRYHFGIETQPIFCTKIASKLARTYTSSHGLKSLVQELEGIELDKTSQSSDWGNSANLSVAQLSYAANDVRYLIPAKEKLITMLQREERWQLAEQCFNCIPVFVSLDLEQYKDIFEH, encoded by the coding sequence ATGACTCAATTAGAGAATTTTCAAGTCTGCGATCGCGATCTATCTGATGAAACCTTATCTCGTTATTTAGCAGCGACTGCTATCGCGGTAGATACAGAAACCATGGGGTTAATTCCTCAACGCGATCGCCTTTGTTTAGTTCAATTATGCGATCCTAGTGGATTTGTTACCGCTATTCGCATCGAACGAGGACAAAAAGAAGCCCCCAAGTTAAAACAACTAATGGAAGCTAAAACTATTCTAAAAGTTTTCCATTATGCGCGGTTTGATGTGGCTCAATTGCGTTATCATTTTGGCATTGAAACCCAACCGATTTTTTGTACAAAAATTGCTAGTAAATTAGCGCGTACCTATACCAGTTCCCACGGACTAAAAAGTTTAGTACAGGAATTAGAAGGGATTGAATTAGATAAAACTTCCCAAAGTTCAGACTGGGGAAATTCGGCTAATTTATCCGTAGCACAATTAAGTTATGCAGCCAATGATGTTCGGTATTTAATCCCTGCAAAAGAGAAATTAATCACGATGTTACAACGGGAAGAAAGATGGCAATTAGCTGAGCAATGTTTTAATTGTATTCCGGTTTTTGTTTCTTTAGATCTTGAACAATACAAAGATATTTTTGAACATTAA
- a CDS encoding CAP domain-containing protein, which yields MTYRFLKFLMGFPLLIIGLIGCQLIEKIPSFEETPITTITENPRPSSVIDPSFLEGIEQATYREVNKYRLSRGLSPLKFNPQISQQARIHSERMAAGIIDLGHDQLAERLKIISITTPHQKAVENLAVHQNENAPVQESLKTWLNDPTHRRNIEGDFDTTGIGVAQNSEGKYYFTQIFLKETPSLISQDPNLELTKSPLPWENRDILLEKAKAPQLGGETLISLEEKIHQRVNEYRRSKNLPPLQMNAQISYVARLHSQDMAQKMAKFSHDGFEGRAKAIEVTIPYQSVAENLAYLKGYPDLVSTAVQGWINSPGHRKAMEGNFNLTGVGIAKNAEGEYYFTQLFVLERKP from the coding sequence ATGACTTATCGTTTCCTGAAATTTTTAATGGGTTTTCCCCTATTAATAATAGGATTAATCGGTTGTCAGTTAATCGAAAAGATACCTAGCTTTGAGGAAACCCCAATAACCACTATTACTGAAAACCCAAGGCCATCGAGTGTTATCGATCCCAGTTTTTTAGAAGGTATTGAACAAGCTACCTATCGAGAAGTTAATAAATATAGGCTGTCTCGTGGTCTATCTCCCCTAAAATTCAACCCTCAAATCAGTCAACAAGCGAGGATTCATAGCGAAAGAATGGCTGCTGGAATTATTGACTTAGGTCATGATCAATTGGCTGAAAGACTCAAGATTATTAGCATTACCACTCCCCACCAGAAAGCCGTCGAAAATTTAGCCGTTCATCAAAATGAAAATGCCCCGGTTCAAGAATCTCTAAAAACTTGGCTTAATGATCCCACGCATCGCCGAAATATTGAAGGAGACTTTGATACAACCGGGATTGGTGTGGCTCAAAATAGCGAAGGAAAATATTATTTTACGCAAATTTTTCTCAAAGAAACTCCTTCTTTAATTTCCCAAGATCCCAATTTAGAGTTAACTAAATCTCCCCTTCCTTGGGAAAACCGAGATATCCTTTTAGAAAAAGCAAAAGCCCCACAATTAGGAGGAGAAACCCTCATTTCTTTGGAGGAAAAAATTCATCAAAGGGTTAACGAATATCGTCGGTCTAAAAATTTGCCTCCCTTACAAATGAATGCTCAAATTAGTTATGTTGCTAGACTTCATAGTCAAGATATGGCTCAAAAAATGGCTAAGTTTAGTCATGATGGGTTTGAAGGGAGGGCAAAAGCAATTGAAGTGACAATTCCTTATCAATCAGTAGCGGAGAATTTAGCCTATCTTAAAGGATATCCTGATCTAGTTTCAACGGCAGTACAAGGGTGGATTAATAGTCCAGGCCACCGTAAAGCAATGGAAGGTAATTTTAATTTAACGGGGGTTGGTATTGCGAAAAATGCCGAAGGAGAATATTATTTTACACAGCTTTTTGTTCTAGAACGTAAACCGTAA
- the argB gene encoding acetylglutamate kinase: protein MSIESDHSREAEATRVRILSEALPYIQQFTGRTVVVKYGGAAMKDSSLKDKVIRDIIFLACVGVRPVVVHGGGPEINTWLEKLGIEPQFKDGLRVTDAATMDVVEMVLVGRVNKELVSLINQAGGQAVGLCGKDGNLIQARHVGTEGIGFVGEVRKVDTRIVHALVNSGYIPVISSVAADEQGQAHNINADTVAGEIAASLGAEKLILLTDTSGILENYKDPSTLLPKLDIQQARELIDRGIVAGGMIPKVNCCVRSLAQGVKAAHIIDGRLPHALLLEIFTDRGIGSMLVSSQYQD from the coding sequence ATGAGCATTGAAAGTGACCACAGTCGAGAAGCAGAAGCAACTCGCGTCCGCATCTTAAGCGAAGCCCTTCCCTATATTCAGCAATTCACCGGCCGAACCGTCGTGGTTAAATATGGCGGGGCTGCCATGAAGGATAGTTCCCTCAAAGATAAAGTGATCCGAGACATTATCTTTTTGGCCTGCGTTGGAGTTCGTCCGGTGGTGGTTCATGGAGGCGGACCCGAAATTAATACTTGGCTCGAAAAATTGGGCATTGAACCTCAATTTAAGGATGGTTTGCGGGTAACTGATGCCGCTACCATGGATGTCGTGGAAATGGTTCTTGTGGGTCGGGTTAATAAAGAATTAGTCTCGTTAATTAATCAAGCCGGAGGCCAAGCGGTGGGACTTTGTGGCAAAGATGGTAACTTGATTCAAGCTCGTCATGTGGGGACAGAAGGAATCGGATTTGTCGGAGAAGTGAGAAAAGTCGATACTAGGATTGTTCACGCTTTGGTCAACAGTGGCTATATTCCCGTCATTTCCAGCGTCGCAGCCGATGAACAAGGACAAGCGCACAACATTAATGCAGATACTGTAGCCGGAGAAATTGCCGCCTCCTTGGGCGCAGAAAAGTTAATTTTACTGACGGATACTTCAGGGATTCTCGAAAATTACAAAGATCCATCAACTTTACTCCCTAAATTAGATATTCAACAAGCCAGGGAGTTAATTGATCGCGGCATTGTCGCTGGTGGGATGATTCCTAAAGTTAATTGTTGTGTGCGATCGCTGGCTCAAGGGGTTAAAGCGGCGCATATTATCGACGGACGGCTGCCCCATGCCCTACTCTTAGAAATCTTTACCGATCGAGGGATTGGTTCGATGCTAGTGAGTTCTCAATATCAAGATTAG
- a CDS encoding YccF domain-containing protein yields MSLLGNIIWLIFGGFLAGLGYILGGILICLTIIGIPFGQQAIKLGIATMTPFGREIVVTESAGTVLNTIFNIIWVIVVGWSIALAHLMGGLTLAITIIGIPFALQHFKLIPLALFPFGRELR; encoded by the coding sequence ATGAGTTTGCTCGGCAATATTATCTGGCTCATTTTTGGGGGATTTCTCGCCGGACTTGGCTATATTTTAGGCGGAATTTTAATTTGTCTGACCATTATTGGCATTCCTTTTGGACAACAGGCCATTAAACTCGGAATAGCGACGATGACTCCTTTTGGCCGGGAAATTGTGGTAACTGAATCTGCCGGAACCGTACTCAATACAATTTTTAACATTATTTGGGTCATTGTTGTAGGTTGGAGTATTGCTTTAGCTCATTTAATGGGAGGATTAACCTTAGCCATCACCATTATTGGTATTCCCTTTGCTTTACAGCATTTTAAGCTAATTCCCTTAGCTTTATTTCCCTTTGGTCGAGAACTCAGATAA
- a CDS encoding NifU family protein yields the protein MELTPDNVETVLDEMRPYLMADGGNVELVELDGPVVKLRLQGACGSCPSSTMTLRMGIERRLREMIPEIAEVEQVL from the coding sequence ATGGAACTCACTCCTGATAACGTTGAAACAGTCTTAGATGAAATGCGACCCTACTTGATGGCTGATGGAGGTAACGTGGAACTGGTAGAACTTGATGGGCCAGTGGTTAAACTCCGTTTGCAAGGAGCCTGTGGTTCTTGTCCCAGTTCAACCATGACCCTGAGAATGGGAATTGAACGACGCTTAAGAGAAATGATTCCTGAAATTGCAGAAGTCGAACAAGTTTTGTAG
- a CDS encoding ABC transporter permease: MWLGLGITITFIIIALFAPVLQQVGLLQDPTDLLSNVPLETPNFSHWFGTNVRGYDVFSRTLWGSQAALKVVVLATLLSMIIGVPLGLISGYLGGKVDRILLFLMDTIYTIPGLLLSITLAFVLGRGILNVAIAVSIAYIPQYYRIVRNHTTSVKTELFIEAAKAMGATTTRVLSRYLFLNVIQSVPVLFTLNAADAILVLGGLGFLGLGLPEEVPEWGHDLKEALADLSTGIWWTTLFPGLAMTLMVVGLSFIGEGVSEMFNPRFRNKNKS; the protein is encoded by the coding sequence ATGTGGCTAGGACTAGGGATAACGATTACTTTTATTATTATTGCTTTGTTTGCTCCTGTATTACAACAGGTTGGTTTATTACAAGATCCGACGGATTTATTAAGCAATGTTCCCTTAGAAACCCCTAATTTTTCCCATTGGTTCGGGACAAATGTGAGAGGTTATGATGTGTTTTCTCGGACGTTATGGGGTTCCCAAGCTGCCTTAAAAGTGGTCGTTTTAGCCACGCTATTATCGATGATCATTGGGGTTCCTTTGGGGTTAATTAGTGGCTATTTGGGAGGGAAAGTTGATCGGATTTTGTTATTTTTAATGGATACCATTTATACTATCCCTGGATTATTATTATCGATTACTTTAGCCTTTGTCTTAGGACGCGGGATTTTGAATGTTGCGATCGCAGTAAGTATTGCTTATATTCCTCAATATTATCGCATTGTTCGTAACCATACTACCAGTGTTAAAACAGAATTATTTATCGAAGCTGCTAAAGCGATGGGTGCAACAACAACTAGAGTTTTATCGCGTTATTTATTCTTGAATGTTATTCAAAGTGTTCCGGTTCTTTTTACCCTCAATGCAGCCGATGCCATTTTAGTCTTAGGAGGGTTAGGATTTTTGGGGTTAGGATTACCTGAAGAAGTGCCTGAATGGGGACATGATCTTAAAGAAGCGTTAGCAGATTTATCAACGGGAATTTGGTGGACGACGCTTTTTCCAGGGTTAGCTATGACGCTAATGGTAGTGGGATTATCGTTTATTGGGGAAGGGGTTAGCGAGATGTTTAATCCTCGTTTTCGTAATAAAAATAAGTCCTAA
- a CDS encoding 7-carboxy-7-deazaguanine synthase QueE, with translation MKAIALTTITYPIVETFHSIQGEGVWMGVNAFFIRLAGCDVHCPWCDQKESWPVQPYPQQSLEALGEAAKRANPAIVIITGGEPLMHNLDPLTAQLRGLGLRVHLETSGSHPFSGQFDWVTFSPKPFKLPHESIYPQVDELKVVITSQEDLQWAEHQAAQVPLKTIKYLQPEWNTPESQQLIFDYVLHHPDWRISLQVHKFLGVS, from the coding sequence ATGAAAGCGATCGCCTTGACCACTATTACCTATCCTATTGTAGAAACCTTTCACTCAATCCAAGGAGAAGGGGTCTGGATGGGAGTGAATGCGTTTTTCATTCGACTAGCTGGATGTGATGTCCATTGTCCCTGGTGTGATCAAAAAGAGTCTTGGCCGGTTCAACCCTATCCCCAACAGTCCCTAGAAGCGTTAGGAGAGGCTGCTAAACGGGCAAATCCCGCCATTGTTATTATTACCGGGGGAGAACCCCTCATGCACAATTTAGACCCCTTAACGGCGCAATTACGGGGGTTAGGGTTGCGTGTTCATTTGGAAACCTCTGGGAGTCATCCGTTTAGTGGACAATTCGACTGGGTGACGTTTTCTCCTAAACCCTTTAAACTCCCCCATGAAAGTATCTATCCGCAGGTTGATGAATTAAAAGTAGTCATTACTTCGCAAGAAGATTTACAATGGGCTGAGCACCAAGCAGCACAAGTCCCCCTAAAAACGATTAAATATTTACAACCTGAATGGAATACTCCCGAAAGTCAACAGCTAATTTTTGATTATGTTTTACACCATCCGGACTGGCGAATTAGTTTACAAGTTCATAAATTTTTAGGGGTGAGTTAG
- a CDS encoding peroxiredoxin — translation MSRRSLFKWLLALCLTLFSSSFLITPALALGGTQPPLNEPAPEFTLPTNSGEGEISLSDYRGQWVVLYFYPKDFTPGCTLEAKRFQQDLPKYQERNAQILGVSVDDVDSHAEFCDSEGLKFPLLADTTGKVSKTYGSFLTGMSLRHTYLIDPNGILRERFLGVIPAIHSAEVLEKLDELTISLLEVRRFIT, via the coding sequence ATGTCTCGACGCTCTTTGTTTAAATGGCTTTTAGCCCTTTGTTTAACCTTGTTCAGTAGTTCCTTTTTGATAACTCCTGCATTAGCATTAGGAGGAACCCAACCACCTCTCAATGAACCCGCACCTGAATTTACATTACCGACCAATAGTGGGGAAGGAGAAATCAGTCTTTCAGACTATCGAGGACAATGGGTAGTTTTGTATTTCTATCCCAAAGATTTTACTCCAGGTTGTACCTTAGAAGCTAAAAGATTTCAACAAGATTTACCCAAATATCAAGAAAGAAATGCCCAGATTTTAGGGGTAAGTGTGGACGATGTTGACTCTCATGCAGAATTTTGTGACTCAGAAGGATTAAAATTTCCTTTATTAGCCGATACTACAGGGAAAGTGAGTAAAACCTACGGTTCTTTTTTAACAGGAATGTCCTTACGACATACCTATTTAATTGATCCTAATGGTATTTTACGGGAGCGGTTTTTGGGCGTAATTCCGGCTATTCATAGCGCAGAAGTCTTAGAAAAGCTTGACGAACTAACAATCTCTCTACTAGAAGTACGGAGATTCATAACGTAG
- the trxA gene encoding thioredoxin yields the protein MAIKKQFSSFEEALSNSSIPVLVDFYATWCGPCQMMSPILEQVGAHLRGRLQVIKVDTDKYPGIASKYGIQALPTLVLFKKGQPIDRIEGAMQAPQLIYHLQTLI from the coding sequence ATGGCCATTAAAAAGCAGTTTTCCAGTTTTGAAGAAGCCTTATCTAACTCAAGCATTCCCGTTTTAGTCGATTTTTATGCAACTTGGTGTGGTCCTTGTCAGATGATGAGTCCGATTTTAGAACAAGTGGGAGCCCATTTACGCGGTCGTTTACAAGTGATTAAAGTTGACACGGATAAATACCCTGGCATTGCTTCTAAGTATGGCATTCAAGCGTTACCAACCTTAGTTTTATTTAAAAAAGGTCAGCCGATAGATCGCATAGAAGGAGCGATGCAAGCTCCCCAATTGATTTACCATTTACAAACGTTAATTTAA
- a CDS encoding EI24 domain-containing protein, with the protein MKTILSGFGFFSGVTYPFRLLGVFKSHPHLLSYLIVPIIINIILGLIIDLSLGFLGWEISQTLMENLMTRLDGILANFPSWLGGLDYLVIGLVFLVRFLLGIILLIITGFILVQFGVILGAPWYGKLSEQLEKLRTGTVEIVEVGFIRDIFRAILFEFKKIGLVIMMSLPLLLVNFIPVVGTLLATIGGITLTSTIICLDFFDATLERRRLKFREKLGIICKSLPGSAGFALICLFLVSVPLLNLLTIPFCVGGGTLFVCDRVLDKGLLSNH; encoded by the coding sequence ATGAAAACCATTCTTAGTGGATTTGGCTTCTTTTCAGGGGTAACTTATCCCTTCCGTCTGCTAGGGGTTTTCAAGTCCCATCCCCATCTTTTGTCTTATCTTATTGTTCCTATTATTATTAATATTATTTTAGGACTAATTATTGATTTAAGTTTAGGTTTTTTGGGGTGGGAAATAAGTCAAACACTCATGGAAAATTTAATGACTCGTTTAGACGGTATTTTAGCAAATTTTCCGAGTTGGTTAGGAGGATTAGACTATCTCGTAATTGGGCTCGTATTTTTAGTGCGTTTTTTGTTAGGAATTATCTTGTTAATTATCACAGGCTTTATTTTAGTTCAATTTGGGGTTATTTTGGGCGCACCTTGGTATGGGAAACTGTCAGAACAATTAGAGAAGTTAAGAACTGGAACCGTGGAAATTGTAGAAGTTGGATTTATTCGAGATATTTTTCGAGCAATACTATTTGAATTTAAGAAAATCGGCTTAGTCATTATGATGTCTTTGCCATTATTATTAGTCAATTTTATCCCTGTTGTTGGAACATTACTCGCTACAATTGGGGGAATTACGTTAACCTCTACGATTATTTGTTTAGATTTTTTTGATGCGACGTTAGAAAGAAGACGGTTAAAGTTTAGAGAAAAATTAGGAATTATTTGTAAGAGTTTACCCGGAAGTGCCGGGTTTGCTTTAATATGTTTATTCCTAGTTAGTGTTCCTTTGCTGAATTTATTAACCATTCCCTTCTGTGTGGGGGGAGGGACTTTATTTGTGTGCGATCGCGTTTTAGATAAAGGATTATTATCCAATCATTAG
- a CDS encoding DUF4327 family protein, producing the protein MTKQLAHPMVKFQRKVSSLVESNVLKPSDSIWKVALLYGDQWDYWKGELLEFGFTMQDPVSELLMVEAWDED; encoded by the coding sequence ATGACGAAACAACTCGCTCACCCAATGGTGAAGTTTCAACGTAAAGTCTCTTCTCTGGTTGAGTCAAATGTACTCAAACCCAGTGACAGTATTTGGAAAGTTGCCCTCCTCTATGGAGATCAATGGGATTACTGGAAAGGAGAACTACTAGAATTTGGCTTTACCATGCAAGATCCTGTCAGTGAACTACTGATGGTTGAAGCTTGGGATGAAGATTAA
- the glgA gene encoding glycogen synthase GlgA: MRILFVAAEVAPLAKAGGMGDVVGALPKVLHQLGHDVRIFMPYYGFLADKLESPPELIWKGFTMSQDFTVYKTTLPESEIPLYLFEHSAFAPRRIYHGEDEYWRFTLFSNGAAEFAWNYWKPEVIHCHDWHTGMIPVWMKQSEDIATVFTIHNLAYQGPWRSYLEKITWCPDYMRGDNVMAAAVQFASRVTTVSPTYAQQIKTPEYGEKLDGLFNHIKDNLVGILNGIDLDLYNPANDKLLYKTFTKETLIKRIANKIGLQEEAGLEINKNAFLLGMVTRLVEQKGIDLVMQIIDRFMSYTDAQLVILGTGERYYESQLWQIATRFPGRMSVQLLYNDALSRRIYAGSDAFLMPSRFEPCGISQLLAMRYGCIPIVRCTGGLTDTVSFYNPASETGTGYSFDRYDPLDLLTCLIRAWEGFRFKKDWQKLQQRCMSQNFSWYKSAAEYVKIYKSVTGQPAELSKTEQQKLIFFEQAIA, from the coding sequence ATGCGAATTTTATTTGTTGCGGCAGAAGTCGCGCCCCTCGCCAAAGCTGGCGGAATGGGGGATGTGGTGGGTGCTTTACCCAAAGTGTTACATCAGTTAGGACATGATGTACGGATTTTTATGCCCTATTATGGCTTCCTGGCCGATAAATTGGAGTCGCCTCCCGAACTCATTTGGAAAGGGTTTACCATGTCTCAGGATTTCACTGTCTACAAAACAACCCTTCCTGAGAGCGAAATTCCCCTCTATTTGTTTGAACATTCGGCCTTTGCTCCTCGTCGTATTTATCATGGAGAAGATGAATATTGGCGATTTACTCTTTTTTCTAATGGGGCTGCCGAATTTGCCTGGAATTACTGGAAACCTGAAGTGATTCACTGTCATGATTGGCATACGGGGATGATCCCTGTCTGGATGAAGCAATCTGAAGATATCGCCACGGTTTTTACCATTCATAATCTTGCCTATCAAGGTCCCTGGCGTAGCTATCTGGAAAAAATTACTTGGTGTCCTGATTATATGCGCGGTGATAATGTTATGGCGGCGGCGGTGCAATTTGCTAGCCGGGTAACGACGGTTTCGCCTACCTACGCCCAACAGATTAAAACACCAGAATATGGTGAAAAATTAGATGGATTATTTAATCATATTAAAGATAATTTAGTGGGTATTCTTAACGGGATTGATCTCGATCTTTATAATCCGGCGAATGATAAATTACTCTATAAAACGTTTACTAAGGAGACACTAATTAAACGCATTGCTAATAAAATTGGCTTGCAAGAAGAAGCGGGATTAGAAATTAATAAGAATGCTTTTTTACTGGGCATGGTCACTCGTTTAGTCGAGCAAAAAGGCATTGATTTAGTCATGCAAATTATCGATCGCTTCATGAGTTATACCGATGCCCAATTAGTCATTTTAGGGACGGGGGAACGGTATTATGAAAGCCAACTTTGGCAAATTGCTACCCGTTTCCCGGGGCGGATGTCGGTGCAACTACTCTATAATGATGCTCTCTCACGCCGAATTTATGCGGGTTCTGATGCCTTTTTAATGCCTTCTCGTTTTGAACCCTGCGGGATTAGTCAATTATTAGCCATGCGCTATGGTTGTATTCCCATTGTTCGCTGCACAGGGGGATTAACAGATACAGTTTCTTTCTATAATCCTGCTTCAGAGACGGGAACCGGATATTCTTTTGATCGCTATGATCCCTTGGATTTATTAACTTGTTTGATTCGCGCTTGGGAAGGATTTCGCTTTAAAAAAGATTGGCAAAAACTACAACAACGCTGCATGAGCCAGAACTTTAGCTGGTATAAATCGGCGGCTGAATACGTTAAAATTTATAAATCAGTCACCGGACAACCCGCCGAATTAAGCAAAACAGAACAGCAAAAACTCATCTTTTTTGAACAAGCGATCGCCTAA
- the map gene encoding type I methionyl aminopeptidase: MKILTDLFSSPSKTPEKPKKQEQIGLPRPKKSRRGIELKSPQEVAIMRQSSRIVATVLKEISEMVEPGMTTGDLDRYAETRIREMGAIPSFKGYYGFSGSICASINQEVVHGIPSPKRRIRTGDVLKVDTGACYQGYHGDSCITIAVGKVSPKVTRLIVAAEEALFAGIEQVKAGNYLLDIAGAIEDKVKKYGYSVVEDYTGHGVGRNLHEEPCVFNYRTRQLPNIKLKSGMTLAIEPIVNQGSKFTRTLRDRWTVVTVDNSLSAQFEHTVLVTETGYEILTDRTLI; this comes from the coding sequence ATGAAAATCCTCACTGATCTCTTTTCTTCCCCCAGTAAAACCCCAGAAAAACCCAAAAAACAAGAGCAAATAGGACTCCCTCGTCCTAAAAAAAGCCGTCGGGGGATAGAACTCAAGTCTCCCCAAGAAGTGGCTATTATGCGTCAATCTTCTCGTATCGTAGCGACGGTACTCAAAGAAATTTCTGAGATGGTAGAACCAGGGATGACAACCGGAGATCTTGATCGCTACGCAGAAACGAGAATTAGGGAAATGGGGGCAATTCCTAGCTTTAAAGGCTATTATGGCTTTTCTGGTTCGATTTGTGCTTCTATTAATCAAGAAGTTGTCCACGGTATCCCCAGTCCTAAAAGACGGATTCGCACGGGAGATGTGTTAAAAGTGGATACAGGAGCTTGTTATCAAGGCTATCATGGTGATTCTTGTATTACGATTGCTGTGGGTAAAGTTTCCCCAAAAGTTACCCGTTTAATTGTTGCTGCTGAAGAAGCATTATTTGCCGGAATTGAACAAGTCAAAGCGGGTAATTATTTGTTAGATATTGCCGGAGCAATTGAAGATAAAGTCAAAAAATATGGCTATAGTGTAGTAGAAGATTATACAGGACATGGTGTGGGGAGAAATCTCCATGAAGAACCTTGTGTGTTTAATTATCGTACCCGTCAATTGCCTAATATTAAATTAAAATCAGGGATGACGTTAGCCATTGAACCTATTGTTAATCAAGGCTCAAAATTCACTAGAACGTTACGCGATCGCTGGACGGTTGTTACGGTTGATAATTCTCTTTCAGCGCAATTTGAACACACGGTTTTAGTCACCGAAACGGGGTATGAAATTTTAACGGATCGCACCTTAATTTAG
- a CDS encoding HhoA/HhoB/HtrA family serine endopeptidase yields the protein MKDAKLNLTPSQSSSWKKPITYLSLMLLGMGVGIGGAYTFSQSHLLADTSEVLKPSETRQTPEQLVFAPTTGNFVTDVVTKVGPAVVRIDASRTVKTEVPPMFEDPFFRRFFGSQLPEIPDEEIQRGTGSGFILSQDGKILTNAHVVDGASEVTVTLKDGRTFTGKVLGTDALTDVAVIKIEADNLPTVQQGNSDNLQVGEWAIAIGNPLGLDNTVTTGIISATGRLSSQVGVGDKRVEFIQTDAAINPGNSGGPLLNANGEVIGMNTAIIQNAQGIGFAIPINKAEKIAEQLIANGKVEHPFLGIQMVEITPEIKQKLKQSQELNVVADQGVLIVKVMPNSPADQAGLKPGDVIQSIEQEPLKNPGQVQQAVEKTDIGSTLPLQVERNGQTLDLSIKVGVLQNQPSS from the coding sequence ATGAAAGACGCTAAACTTAACCTGACTCCTTCTCAATCTTCTTCTTGGAAAAAACCGATTACTTACCTATCTTTGATGCTGTTAGGAATGGGAGTAGGCATTGGAGGAGCCTATACTTTCAGCCAGTCTCATCTCTTAGCAGACACCAGTGAAGTTCTCAAACCGTCTGAAACGAGACAAACCCCTGAACAATTAGTGTTTGCTCCGACGACTGGAAATTTTGTTACCGATGTGGTGACTAAAGTCGGTCCTGCGGTGGTTAGAATTGATGCTTCTCGAACCGTTAAAACAGAAGTTCCGCCAATGTTTGAAGATCCGTTTTTCCGTCGTTTTTTTGGCTCTCAACTTCCTGAGATTCCCGATGAAGAAATTCAACGGGGAACGGGGTCTGGATTTATCTTAAGTCAGGATGGAAAAATTCTGACCAATGCCCATGTTGTTGATGGAGCTTCGGAAGTGACTGTTACCCTTAAAGACGGCCGTACTTTCACGGGAAAAGTGTTAGGAACGGATGCGTTAACGGATGTAGCCGTGATTAAAATTGAGGCTGATAATTTACCGACGGTTCAACAAGGTAATTCCGATAATCTTCAAGTGGGAGAATGGGCGATCGCCATTGGGAACCCCTTGGGATTAGATAATACGGTCACAACGGGAATTATTAGTGCCACAGGACGTTTAAGTTCTCAAGTGGGTGTGGGCGATAAGCGGGTAGAATTTATTCAAACGGACGCAGCCATTAACCCAGGTAATTCCGGTGGTCCGTTGCTCAATGCTAATGGGGAAGTTATTGGAATGAATACGGCTATCATTCAAAATGCTCAAGGGATCGGCTTTGCTATTCCCATTAATAAGGCTGAAAAAATAGCTGAACAATTAATCGCTAATGGGAAGGTTGAACATCCATTTTTAGGGATTCAGATGGTAGAAATTACTCCTGAAATCAAACAAAAACTCAAGCAGAGTCAAGAATTAAATGTAGTGGCTGATCAAGGGGTCTTAATTGTTAAAGTTATGCCCAATTCTCCGGCTGATCAAGCAGGATTAAAACCCGGAGATGTGATCCAATCCATTGAGCAGGAACCCCTCAAAAATCCTGGTCAAGTTCAACAAGCGGTAGAAAAAACAGACATAGGATCAACCCTACCTTTACAGGTTGAACGCAATGGTCAGACTCTGGATCTTAGTATTAAGGTTGGGGTTTTACAGAATCAGCCAAGTAGTTAA